TTCCACCGACTGCGGGCCTTGCTGCAAGGTATAGAGCGCCGCCGGCGGCCAGCGCCGGAGTCGAATGGTCAAGACCCCAGTATTGGTCGCGCTCCAGCTGCCAGGCTACCGTGCCGTCGGAGTTGACCGCCGCCAGGCGGCTCGGGACCTGCGGGTTGCCACTATGCAGGGGGAAGTACATCCGGCCCGAGGCCGTCACGGCGGGGCAGGTCTGCTCCAGCCAGAAGCCGGTGAACTGCCTTTGCCACAGAACCTCGAAGGTGGGAGTCGGACCGGGTACGTCCCTGATCGCATAGACCGTGTCCCCGCAGCCGAAGACCACCATGTAGGGGGCAACTGGCGGGCCGTCCAGGTCGCCTCCCACCGAGTCCTCCTGCTGGTTGAACACGCGGAGAACTAGAGCCGGAGTTCCGGTCACCACGCCCTTGCCCGTGTCGAAGGTCCACCGATGGGTCCCATCGGAGCCGTTGAGGCAGAATACACGGCCTGCACTGGTGGGCACGTATACCAGATTGTCGCTGCCAACCACGATGCCGGACTCCACCGTTTCGCCCAGGAGCCATCGTTCATGTTCGGCGGGATCGTCGCCGAAGATCCAGCGAATGCGGTCTTGTGTGTACCCAGAAGCCTGCGACTTCACGCCGATGCCCGAGTTCCGGTTGTCATGCGCCCACTTGGGCCATGGAGAGTTGGGATCGAGCTGCGCGTGCGCGCACAGCGGAAGGAGAAGGAAAACTACCCCCCGCACAGCAGGGCTAGGAGCGAGGCCAACCTTGAGACATTCTGCATTTCGGGTCCTCCTTCGCGGGTCCCGTATCGCGCCGGGTCGCAGCGCGGCCTACCTCCGCGTCCCGA
The Fimbriimonadia bacterium genome window above contains:
- a CDS encoding PQQ-like beta-propeller repeat protein; amino-acid sequence: MRGVVFLLLPLCAHAQLDPNSPWPKWAHDNRNSGIGVKSQASGYTQDRIRWIFGDDPAEHERWLLGETVESGIVVGSDNLVYVPTSAGRVFCLNGSDGTHRWTFDTGKGVVTGTPALVLRVFNQQEDSVGGDLDGPPVAPYMVVFGCGDTVYAIRDVPGPTPTFEVLWQRQFTGFWLEQTCPAVTASGRMYFPLHSGNPQVPSRLAAVNSDGTVAWQLERDQYWGLDHSTPALAAGGALYLAARPAVGGTNGRLYKIRDLGTQGEIVWRYDPDFDPGNEDNWSKLFSSPCIGPDGTVYVGTKDYTGGPGNQSGTLWAVREDQYGQPYDYWHVAATATHYLGPVEGSPVVDPAGYVYVGTNAKMQGGQDVQNGIFLKASGPPGSAQTLFVADDSVNQETPNTDATPCIAVDAQGNFLALFQSEENGYLHKFVLDQGQLVQEWRENIRRTDLISVAMMRDGTILVGTRQVPVREGDPPPLERHGYVIAVWGFDQ